One window from the genome of Sus scrofa isolate TJ Tabasco breed Duroc unplaced genomic scaffold, Sscrofa11.1 Contig61, whole genome shotgun sequence encodes:
- the LOC110258993 gene encoding LOW QUALITY PROTEIN: olfactory receptor 2G3-like (The sequence of the model RefSeq protein was modified relative to this genomic sequence to represent the inferred CDS: inserted 1 base in 1 codon) gives MYLQLMEQNNETSGGDFILLGFSDQPQLEVLLFVLVLISYLLTLLGNTAIILVSCLDCRLHTPMYFFLTNLSSLDLCFTTSIVPQLLWNLKGPAKTITPVGCAIQLYVSLSLGSTECVLLTIMAFDRYVAVCRPLNYTSIMHPSFCKALAGVAWLSGVGNTLIQGTITLRLPRCGHRHLHHFLCEVPAMVKLACVDIQANEVQLFVATLVLLLLPVALILVSYGFIVQAVMKIKSVQAWRKALGTCGSHLLVVFLFFGPXLAIYIQPKRSYGRSQGKFLTLFYTVVTPTLNPLIYTLRNKDVKGALRRLLRRGQSS, from the exons ATGTATCTACA ACTAATGGAACAAAACAATGAAACCTCTGGGGGagattttattttgcttggaTTCTCAGACCAGCCTCAATTGGAGGTCCTCCTTTTCGTGTTGGTGTTGATATCCTATCTTTTGACCCTCCTGGGCAACACAGCCATCATCCTGGTCTCCTGCCTGGACTGCAGACTTCACACacctatgtatttcttcctcacaaATCTCTCCTCTCTTGACCTTTGCTTCACCACCAGCATCGTCCCCCAGCTCCTCTGGAACCTGAAGGGACCAGCTAAGACCATCACGCCAGTGGGCTGTGCCATACAACTCTATGTGTCCCTGTCCCTGGGCTCCACTGAGTGTGTTCTCCTTACCATCATGGCATTTGACCGCTACGTGGCAGTCTGCAGACCTCTTAATTACACTAGCATCATGCACCCATCATTTTGCAAGGCCTTAGCAGGAgtagcatggctcagtggagtaGGAAACACTCTCATCCAAGGAACCATCACCCTTCGGCTTCCTCGATGTGGACACCGCCACCTGCACCACTTCTTATGTGAAGTGCCCGCCATGGTCAAGTTGGCCTGCGTGGACATCCAAGCAAATGAAGTCCAGCTTTTTGTGGCCACGTTagtcctccttcttcttcctgtgGCATTGATATTGGTCTCCTACGGATTCATTGTCCAAGCCGTGATGAAAATTAAGTCCGTCCAAGCTTGGCGCAAGGCTCTCGGGACCTGTGGTTCCCATCTACTGGTGGTGTTCCTCTTCTTTGGGC AGCTCGCCATATACATTCAACCAAAGAGATCCTATGGCCGAAGTCAGGGCAAGTTCCTTACACTCTTTTATACTGTTGTCACCCCCACACTCAACCCCCTGATATATACTCTGCGGAACAAGGATGTGAAGGGAGCCCTGAGAAGACTGCTGAGAAGAGGACAAAGTTCCTAA